The following coding sequences are from one Fimbriimonadaceae bacterium window:
- the ruvB gene encoding Holliday junction branch migration DNA helicase RuvB: MNGHGELDPNLQPADAGPEVSLRPRLLHEFIGQESLKSNLSVFLDAAQKRGESLDHLLLYGPPGLGKTTLAHIVANEMRTTAHVTSGPTLQVPGDLVGILTNLEPGAVLFIDEIHRLPRPVEEVLYPAMEDRRVDILIGKGPAARSIRLEVPPVTVVGATTRQGLLTGPLRDRFGIVFHFDFYDETALFQIVTRSSHLLGYVIDDDGAREIARRSRGTPRIANRLLRRVRDFATVDGVEVIGLPVVVKALGALEIDDKGLDRLDRAYLYAIVGTHGGGPVGLETIAATLGEDSGTLEDVVEPYLLQRGLLARTPRGRTATPAAATHLGMKLRAETDGRLDL, encoded by the coding sequence ATGAACGGCCACGGCGAACTGGACCCGAATCTGCAGCCCGCCGACGCGGGGCCCGAGGTCTCGCTCCGGCCTCGCCTCCTTCACGAGTTCATTGGTCAAGAGTCGCTCAAGTCAAACCTGTCCGTCTTCTTGGACGCCGCCCAGAAGCGTGGCGAGAGTCTCGACCATCTGCTCCTCTATGGCCCGCCCGGCCTGGGCAAGACGACGCTGGCCCATATCGTCGCCAATGAGATGCGGACGACGGCCCACGTCACCAGCGGCCCGACTTTGCAAGTCCCTGGCGATTTGGTCGGCATCCTGACCAACCTGGAACCAGGGGCGGTGCTCTTCATCGACGAGATCCACCGCCTCCCCCGACCCGTCGAGGAAGTCCTCTATCCGGCAATGGAGGACCGCCGGGTGGACATCCTGATCGGCAAGGGGCCGGCGGCCCGGAGCATCCGGCTGGAGGTCCCTCCAGTCACGGTCGTCGGCGCGACGACCCGGCAAGGCTTGTTGACCGGCCCGCTGCGCGACCGGTTCGGGATCGTCTTTCACTTCGACTTCTACGACGAGACCGCCCTTTTCCAAATCGTCACGCGCTCGTCGCATCTGCTGGGGTATGTGATCGACGACGACGGCGCGCGTGAGATCGCCCGGCGGTCGCGGGGAACCCCGCGTATCGCCAACCGCTTGCTGCGTCGGGTCCGCGACTTCGCGACTGTCGACGGGGTCGAGGTGATCGGTCTCCCGGTGGTCGTCAAGGCGCTTGGCGCCCTCGAGATTGATGACAAGGGCCTTGACCGCCTCGACCGGGCGTACCTCTACGCGATCGTCGGCACCCACGGCGGCGGCCCGGTCGGGCTGGAGACCATCGCCGCGACACTTGGCGAGGACTCGGGGACATTGGAGGACGTTGTCGAGCCGTACCTCTTGCAACGCGGCCTTCTCGCCCGCACCCCGCGTGGGAGGACGGCGACCCCCGCCGCCGCCACCCATTTGGGCATGAAGCTCAGGGCCGAGACCGACGGACGGCTCGACTTGTGA
- the ruvA gene encoding Holliday junction branch migration protein RuvA, producing the protein MIARLRGTVWEVGGGRLVVDVGGVGYEVQVPETTLVEFGVTGMSIDLWVRQIVREDDLSLFGFSSPEERALFDMLRDVQGCGSKTSLALIGTLGAGGVRDAVAIQDVKAMVKAPGVGPRLAERIAVTLKDKVLEIGSGLRSRGTAVVTSRHAASEPEDEVVSALVALGYPRAKAESAAADGDTAQPLEERIRTALKVLAR; encoded by the coding sequence GTGATCGCGCGGCTTCGGGGGACGGTCTGGGAGGTCGGCGGAGGACGTTTGGTCGTCGATGTCGGCGGCGTGGGTTACGAAGTCCAGGTTCCCGAGACCACCTTGGTCGAGTTCGGCGTCACAGGCATGTCCATCGACCTCTGGGTGCGCCAGATCGTCAGGGAGGACGACCTCTCCCTGTTCGGGTTCTCTAGCCCAGAAGAACGGGCCCTGTTCGACATGTTGCGGGACGTCCAAGGATGCGGGTCCAAGACAAGTCTGGCCCTGATCGGCACCCTCGGGGCAGGCGGTGTGCGTGATGCGGTCGCCATCCAGGACGTGAAGGCCATGGTCAAGGCCCCTGGGGTCGGGCCTCGGTTGGCGGAGCGGATCGCGGTGACCCTCAAGGACAAGGTGCTGGAGATCGGCTCTGGGCTCAGGTCCCGGGGAACGGCGGTGGTCACGTCTCGCCATGCGGCGTCGGAACCCGAAGACGAGGTCGTGTCGGCCCTCGTCGCCCTTGGATACCCCCGGGCGAAGGCGGAGTCGGCCGCCGCCGACGGTGACACGGCTCAGCCCCTTGAAGAGCGTATCCGCACCGCCCTGAAGGTGTTGGCGCGATGA